The following DNA comes from Chryseobacterium gallinarum.
TGCAAATCGTCATAGAAAATTCCGGATACCTGTTATTTACAGAATGAATGGAGCGGATGATTAGAAGGTAGAGAGACTGCAAAGGTTTATCGGTCTAATATCATTTATCATCTGATATCTGCTCTCCATCATTCATCAAACTCATACCCTACATCCACCAGGTACAGTCCATGCGCGGGTGCAGAGGTTCCTGCGGCATTACGGTTTTTATCTTCAATGACTTTACGGAGATCTTCAGGCTTCATTTTTCCGCTTCCAATTTCCACCATTGTTCCTACGATAGCACGAACCATATTTCTCAGGAAACGGTTTGCGGAAACAGTGAATTTCAATTCTGTTCCGTTCTGTTCCCATTCTGCTTTATACATTTTGCAGATATTGGTTTTGCTGTCTGTTTTTAATTTGGCAAAACTTGTAAAATCTTCATATTCAAATAAAATCTTACAGGCTTCGTTCATTGTATGGATGTCCAGTGACCTTTTCCAGTGCTGCCATGCAGATTCCTGGGTAAACGGATTTTTAGACAAGGAAATATAATATTCATACGTTCTGTAAGTAGCATCAAAGCGGGCATGAAAATCATCCTTCACCTTAAAAATCCTCTGGATGGAAATATCCGGAGGAAGAAAACTGTTTAATCTTCTCGGAAGATCATCATTCAACTCCTGCCCTGTATCAAAATGGGCAAATATTTTTTTAGCATGAACACCGGTATCGGTTCTTCCAGCTCCGGTTGTTTTAATCTCTTCCCGTAAAATAGTGGAAAGCGCTTTTTCCAGTTCTTCCTGTACAGAAATAGCATCCGGCTGTATCTGATAGCCGAAATAATTCTTTCCGTTGTAAGAAAATTCTATAAAGTATCTCAAGGTATTATAATAACTCCACAAAAATACTTTAATTTAACGAAATATTTGTTGAAAAGTCTTTGAGAATATTATATCAAATGCTTATGAAAATTCCTATTTTTGCAATCGTATGAAAAGATGGTACCTTTATCCTTTTTCCCTCGGTTATCATTTGGTAACGGGTATCCGGAACACATTGTATGATCTGGGTATTTTTAAGTCGACAAAATTCAAGACACCGATAATCAATGTCGGGAACCTTTCTGTGGGCGGAAGCGGAAAATCGCCGATGGTGATGTACCTTGCCCAGTATCTGTCCAAACATTACAGGACCGGAGTTCTTTCACGAGGCTACGGAAGGCTCACCAAAGGTTATGAGGTGACCAATTATGACAGCAACTACAAAATAGTAGGAGATGAAGCCATGCAGCTTTTTGAACGTTTCAAAAACCGTTTTGTCATTGCTGTTTCCGAAGACCGTGTACCCGGAGCTAAAAAAGTAATCAGCGATATGGATCTTGAGGTTTTGGTGCTGGATGATGCTATGCAGCATAGGGCTATTAAGGCAGGCTTCAATATCCTGATGACTGATTTTAATGATCCCTATTTCAAAGATTATCTTCTTCCTGCCGGAGATCTCAGAGAGTCGAGATCCGGTGCCAGAAGAGCCAATATCATCATGGTAAGCAAATGTCCTGATGAGCTGACAGAAGAAACCAAAAGGTATTATATTTCCAGGATAAACCCGTCTCATAACCAAAAAGTATTCTTTTCATCCATCGGTTATGATGAAAATGTATATGGAAAGGATAAAATGCTTCCGGATAACAATCTGAACTATTACGATATTTTATTGATTACAGGAATCGCCAACCCGAAGCCTCTTTTGGAGCACCTGGCGAAATTTTCGAAACGGGTTAAACATTTAAAGTTCAGGGATCATCATAATTTTACGGATGATGATATTAAGAAAATCCTTGAAGAATATAAAAAATTAGGTGAATATAAGCTGATATTGACCACGGAGAAAGATTACGTCCGTCTGAAAACTTTTGACTATCTTAGAGAAATTGTTTACTACTGGCCTATCAATGTCATTATTGATAAAAAGGAAGAATTCAATCAAATCATCCTGGATTATGTTAGAAAAAATTAACGAGACAGCAGATTTCATCAGAAGTATTATTCATGAAACCCCGGATTTTGCGGTTGTTTTAGGATCCGGACTTGGAAAGCTGCAGCATGAAGTAGAGCCTATCCATATTTTGGAATATAAGGATATTCCTAACTTCCCGCAAACGACAGTAGTGGGACATACCGGGAAACTCATCTATGGAATACTGGAAGGTAAAAAAGTCCTGATGATGAGCGGCCGTTTCCATTATTACGAAGGCCACTCTATGGAAACCGTTACATTTCCCATAAGAGTTTTTCACTTATTAGGCATCCAGAATCTGATTCTTTCCAACGCCTGTGGTGGAGTAAATCCTGCTTATAGTGTTGCAGATATCGTTATCTTAAAAGATCATATCAATATGATGCCTGAACACCCGCTTCGTGGCAGAAATATTGATGGGCTTGGACCACGTTTTGTGGATATGAGCGAGCCCTACAACAAAAAAATGATTGCCATAGCAGAACAGGTTGCCTCAGAACATCACATTAAAATCCACCAGGGAGTATATGTTGCCCTGCAAGGGCCAACTTTTGAGACACCCGCTGAATATGGCATGATAAAGGCTATTGGAGGCGATATGGTAGGGATGAGCACCGTTCCTGAAGTAATTGTCGCAAAACATATGGGAATGGATGTATTCTGTATGTCTGTAATTACCGATCTTGGAGGGCCGGATGTCGCTTTTGCCGTTTCTCATGAAGAAGTTTTAAATGCTGCCAATAAAGCCATGCCGAACGTAATCACGGTAGTAAAGGGATTAATTCAAAATTATCCGTAGCCTGCTTCGGGCCAATTAGATTTATACGACGGCTCATCCATTTCCTTTTATAGAATTTTTCAATATTATAAATTTTTCCTAATTCGTGAAAAATCAATCTTCAATTGCAATTCATTGTTTAGATTTGTATAAATGAAATTGTAAGAAATGAGAAAGTTGTTATTAATTTTTGCAATAGCCCTTTTTGGACTGAATTATGCTCAAAAGGCTCCTGCCATCCTGAAAAAAGGTTTTTCCAAAGAAGCACTCAGCCAGAAACTGGAAGATGAAGAGGGAAAAACAATTACCATCCAACAAATCCTTGATCAGCATAAGGGTAAGGTTTTGGTGATAGACTTCTGGGCCGGATGGTGCAGGGATTGTTTACAGGCCCTTCCTAAAGCTGAAGAGTTAGAAAAAAATAATCCGAACGTAGACTTCGTATTTTTATCATTAGAAAGATCAAAAGAAGGGTTTGAAAAAAGTCTCGTAAGGTTCAATATGAAAGACAAAGATAATTATTGGTTTGCATCAGGATGGAAAAATGATTTCAACAATTATATAGACCTGAACTGGATTCCGAGATATATGGTGATCGATCAGAAATCAGCGATTGCAAAATATTATGCTATATCTCCGGAAGATCCTGAAATCCAGAAAACAATCGACAGTCTTTTACAATAATAACACAATCACATAAACACCATGACCACACGAGAAGCAAGGGAAGAAGATTTAAAAATTCTTTTAGAATTTGAACAGGGAATTGTTTCAGCAGAAAGGCCATTCAACATTACACTTATTGACGGGGAGATTCATTATTATGATCTGAGCCATTTTATACAATCTCCGGATGCCACTTTGATTATTGCTGAAGAAAATAATGAGATCATCGGATCCGGCTATGCTCTGATTAAAAAGGCAGAAAAGTCTTACTACACGTTTGAAAAGTATGCGTATCTGGGCTTTATGTATGTAAAGCCTGAATACAGGGGGAAAGGCGTTAATAAAGTGATCACTGATGAATTGATTGGCTGGGCAAAATCCAGAGGTATTTCAGAGGTCAGGCTGGATGTATATGCACAGAATGAATCTGCTATAAAAGCTTATGAAAAGGCAGGCTTTGAGCCTCACCTTCTTACCATGAGACTGAAAGCTTAAAAGGCGGATACCGGGAGATGGAAGGGATTAACGTATTATTAATTACTACTTCGTCTTTCATTATATTTAGTAAGCAGGTTTTAATTTCCTTATCGGGTATATTAACTTCCCACTTCTAGCTTCTAGCTTCTAACTTCCCTTCTATAAAATAAATACAGGAATCCATATCTTTGTGTTATGGATTTTTCTTTGCCGCTTCGTAAAATTATTCATGTAGATATGGATGCATTTTATGCTTCCGTGGAGCAGCATGATAACCCCACCCTCAAAGGAAAGGCTATTGCTGTTGGCGGCCAGCATAGAGGCGTAGTGGCTGCCGCCAGTTATGAAGCAAGAAAATATGGAGTACGTTCTGCCATGCCTAGCAAGACGGCAAAGGAAAAATGCCCGCATCTCATTTTTGTTCCTCCCCGCTTTCCCCGCTATAAAGAAATTTCAAAACAGATACGTGAAATTTTCTATGAATATACAGACCTGGTAGAACCATTATCTTTGGATGAGGCTTACCTGGATGTCACTGAAAATAAAAAAGGAATAGAATCTGCCAACCAGATTGCCCGGGAAATCCGACAAAAAATTTTTGAACAAACCGGCCTCACCGCTTCCGCAGGTATTTCTGTAAATAAGTTCCTTGCAAAGGTGGCTTCTGATATCAATAAACCTAACGGGCAGAAGACCATTCATCCTGATAAAGTAGAGACTTTTCTGGAAGAATTACCTGTTGAAAAATTTTATGGAGTAGGGAAAGTTACGGCTAACAAAATGTTCAGTCTGGGAATTTATAAAGGAAAAGATTTAAAAAAAAGAACACTTGAGGAACTTGTCAGAATTTTCGGAAAGTCCGGTAAACATTATTACAATGTGGTCAGAGGCATTCATACTTCGGAAGTGAAACCTCATCGGATTCAGAAAAGTGTAGCAGTGGAACGTACATTTTTTGAAGATCTTTTTGATGAGCAGCAGATTAATGAAAAGCTGGAGAGCTTAAGCCAGGAACTTCATCAACGATTACAGAAAAACAATATTCTGGGAAGGACTTTAACCTTAAAAATCAAATACAAGGATTTTTCTCTTTTCACAAGAAGCATTACAAAAGAAAACTATTTTACTTCGCCTGAACAATATTTCGACACCGGAAAAAAACTCTGGGAACTTCGTCCCTACGACAAGGCAGTACGGCTACTGGGACTGTCGCTTTCTCAGCTTAATACGGAAGAAAAAAAGCAGGTTTCCGTTCAACTAAAAATCCCGTTTAAGGAATTTGAAAATGAATAATTCCTATTTTTTTGCTAACTTGTATCGACCAAATCGATAAATATATGAACCCAACCATGATTCAATTTTTCCACTGGTATTCTGAAGGGAATGGAATGTTATGGAAAAAAGCAGAAAAGCAAGCTAGCTACCTGGCAAAACTAGGAATTACTTCCGCCTGGCTCCCTCCGGCTTATAAGGGGACTCATGGCAGTCTTTCTGTAGGATATGACGCTTACGACCTCTATGATCTCGGCGAATTCGATCAAAAAGGATCTATTCCTACAAAATATGGTACCAAAAATGATTATCTCAAAGCTATTAAAGCATTAAAGAAACAGAATAT
Coding sequences within:
- a CDS encoding purine-nucleoside phosphorylase; protein product: MLEKINETADFIRSIIHETPDFAVVLGSGLGKLQHEVEPIHILEYKDIPNFPQTTVVGHTGKLIYGILEGKKVLMMSGRFHYYEGHSMETVTFPIRVFHLLGIQNLILSNACGGVNPAYSVADIVILKDHINMMPEHPLRGRNIDGLGPRFVDMSEPYNKKMIAIAEQVASEHHIKIHQGVYVALQGPTFETPAEYGMIKAIGGDMVGMSTVPEVIVAKHMGMDVFCMSVITDLGGPDVAFAVSHEEVLNAANKAMPNVITVVKGLIQNYP
- a CDS encoding TlpA family protein disulfide reductase; this encodes MRKLLLIFAIALFGLNYAQKAPAILKKGFSKEALSQKLEDEEGKTITIQQILDQHKGKVLVIDFWAGWCRDCLQALPKAEELEKNNPNVDFVFLSLERSKEGFEKSLVRFNMKDKDNYWFASGWKNDFNNYIDLNWIPRYMVIDQKSAIAKYYAISPEDPEIQKTIDSLLQ
- the truA gene encoding tRNA pseudouridine(38-40) synthase TruA, whose amino-acid sequence is MRYFIEFSYNGKNYFGYQIQPDAISVQEELEKALSTILREEIKTTGAGRTDTGVHAKKIFAHFDTGQELNDDLPRRLNSFLPPDISIQRIFKVKDDFHARFDATYRTYEYYISLSKNPFTQESAWQHWKRSLDIHTMNEACKILFEYEDFTSFAKLKTDSKTNICKMYKAEWEQNGTELKFTVSANRFLRNMVRAIVGTMVEIGSGKMKPEDLRKVIEDKNRNAAGTSAPAHGLYLVDVGYEFDE
- the dinB gene encoding DNA polymerase IV, yielding MDFSLPLRKIIHVDMDAFYASVEQHDNPTLKGKAIAVGGQHRGVVAAASYEARKYGVRSAMPSKTAKEKCPHLIFVPPRFPRYKEISKQIREIFYEYTDLVEPLSLDEAYLDVTENKKGIESANQIAREIRQKIFEQTGLTASAGISVNKFLAKVASDINKPNGQKTIHPDKVETFLEELPVEKFYGVGKVTANKMFSLGIYKGKDLKKRTLEELVRIFGKSGKHYYNVVRGIHTSEVKPHRIQKSVAVERTFFEDLFDEQQINEKLESLSQELHQRLQKNNILGRTLTLKIKYKDFSLFTRSITKENYFTSPEQYFDTGKKLWELRPYDKAVRLLGLSLSQLNTEEKKQVSVQLKIPFKEFENE
- the lpxK gene encoding tetraacyldisaccharide 4'-kinase; this translates as MKRWYLYPFSLGYHLVTGIRNTLYDLGIFKSTKFKTPIINVGNLSVGGSGKSPMVMYLAQYLSKHYRTGVLSRGYGRLTKGYEVTNYDSNYKIVGDEAMQLFERFKNRFVIAVSEDRVPGAKKVISDMDLEVLVLDDAMQHRAIKAGFNILMTDFNDPYFKDYLLPAGDLRESRSGARRANIIMVSKCPDELTEETKRYYISRINPSHNQKVFFSSIGYDENVYGKDKMLPDNNLNYYDILLITGIANPKPLLEHLAKFSKRVKHLKFRDHHNFTDDDIKKILEEYKKLGEYKLILTTEKDYVRLKTFDYLREIVYYWPINVIIDKKEEFNQIILDYVRKN
- a CDS encoding GNAT family N-acetyltransferase, which translates into the protein MTTREAREEDLKILLEFEQGIVSAERPFNITLIDGEIHYYDLSHFIQSPDATLIIAEENNEIIGSGYALIKKAEKSYYTFEKYAYLGFMYVKPEYRGKGVNKVITDELIGWAKSRGISEVRLDVYAQNESAIKAYEKAGFEPHLLTMRLKA